A window from Toxoplasma gondii ME49 chromosome IX, whole genome shotgun sequence encodes these proteins:
- a CDS encoding hypothetical protein (encoded by transcript TGME49_264890), producing MYPPPPSPLSGRAAAPPEPAPPPQGFLPQGPSAFPPPPAYFSSEPRPPSVSHRTPQVGGFPFSPQAQFSTYAPARPLPAGDLHERSGGRVTFSSAAAFQTCPNPPVSHRLSATASSARLHAVNILRGGAERDCRPSGTLRLSQTAGGDGLSGEEAVELGNFSGLRQPETGGPGLDALRLSESADPLSRSSNAYDTRPGPQIHAHPTPPFAASFSASAQLNSASFNAASFNAASFNSASFNSASFNSASFNSASFNSSSFASSFSAATACAGAGGGFVAERGAESGPLSQVYVQGKNVYGGASQATQRRAGGEAESLADRREPASQAHLPQPPADGLFVPRSASAHADYHFPGVRTAHGGDDIPPPPGCPEVAPPGLGASFSQRMHCASAEAAAAAAVSVSRPLSGPRPEGGEKADTEREEDLPCFYDSARDPRAMYGARSRREGDGGEAVQAAFPVSAGKRSFDLRTTEEVGDRRLPSSAVKIDGDPGSSREAHAKKEWRPLDLLSLQLEPTERSDDALQSPLLPDIDSLCDPYANSSPFSLDGSTPVDSADEAGLGPDSLEKRTNRDRSLLAEKARLGEAERPEKQTQRDRSRRLYSCVDPLQAVWRLPLERFNPLLLIPRIICEAEGWLPGTTRLAAYGLPPDLSASMLCELLLNLFFTAAGVSGASASLASAAPAPLAASVGEDPTADDVGFLSLYDPLLPPSSLPPSARSSLVDSKQERDEGGVWRLAHAQSKRGVSAASLGSAFSPRFASPKKPDFFVGPRPAEKPLASHAEAVGLESVERVSFRDDASEKFPLSDDLVSPLFPALMCHPGAAFARPAGRQASRGPGRDEEKPKAPTDLGARVDSELLTNWKRQGGRELGTHALDLLRSQRKVDSETRDAPAMALLTFATEHDAKRFWLVFSTGACQAYGYTVLLSPDPSGLGVYTEALASSVALPELRARVEALGPFPLQRQAGVSKPASPSAALPFSVPRPLRPSVSSVAAVSSSVSSSVSAASCAKPIVAECPLVSSESLALARDAAVALNAACRWHEKSQKCELLFPSEEALLLPCVALHTFPPASQGLPVTALLLAVPVQRLSSSSSSSSSSSSPSSFSPPGPEEGDAKSGEKVEVRLLPVAVRDLCRKKDTGAGSSLLALAPLGPSRGPGKAAALAGLGGSPGHLAKAAPRQDEPLEEPLNAAAAVPGSAVSGKGAKETPVSSETVGVAGSPKPAVASGDGDAAGGAEKRTPGEGPKAGGPLGERRSEERQTGKGEEKGKQVSALARGVKPPPVVAQRSNVCAAKKRPGAPAGTAGLASRGVGSGPSGLEKGASVSEEVKSKEERQGKTPTPAPVGGLSLPSASPGPASVARTGSAGIRAPAAKSAIGRGFVGTPQTPEGATQRGGASLGALAGKGEGPKGPKGASEGSKGASEGPVGRVGSSREERGEEQRRGGSVKKDYKRGRTRRRVLSESESSSESSESSDSSNSSDSSSSDPSSSEDEDSRKEEKRPDVPIKRHRLVRRQREEQTEQEGGEADAEKEKGKDETKERRGGSEHNEGKEAKEGKEERVPERLETGGLQRSASLYLAAKDKDAGPQPALLAEAETGDVQDDRSAQGSEEEKVGGRGKRRRGGAPGRGRKRGRGRRDDAAKATTPQPTPKVEAKRRGRSGRRASPSGLVAAEGQAPEGEDEALTSASGASFSQEKGASFIETPLLPADVRLCFSPARSTSGIATASPPSRSFPSERIPRDSGGVGDSSCGGGGSSPGAKTPVDGVREEGGGRQSETPVSLAPSGRGRGKRRRSEGNPPPRRSVRLRGETSSPPFSRVSQAPSFPAVLASPPSVSSPVSVGRGVEADLLEDRGRGPVGSDSPFAVSLFVDGEGEASPGGGLSAAASDSRRDPAGGDEDGDRRGDSHPASGAAVEPNTPGRLADRAAAEEVDAAESPPKRKGKNLRV from the exons ATGTACCCCCCGCCGCCCTCGCCTCTCAGCGGGAGGGCTGCTGCGCCCCCCGAACCGGCGCCGCCTCCTCAAggttttcttcctcagggACCTTCCGCCTTTCCGCCGCCGCCGGCTTACTTCTCAAGTGAACCGCGGCCGCCCAGCGTTTCACATCGAACCCCGCAGGTCGGtggctttcctttttctcctcaggCGCAGTTCTCGACCTACGCGCCCGCGAGACCGCTGCCGGCTGGCGACCTCCACGAGCGCTCCGGAGGACGCGTCACTTTCTCCTCGGCGGCTGCTTTCCAGACTTGTCCCAACCCCCCAGTCTCCCACAGACTGAGCGCGACGGCCTCCAGTGcgcgcttgcatgcagtgaacATTCTTAGGGGTGGAGCTGAAAGAGACTGTCGCCCCTCAGGGACGCTGCGCCTGTCTCAGACGGCGGGAGGTGATGGGCTATCTGGCGAAGAGGCTGTGGAGCTTGGAAACTTCTCTGGACTCCGACAgccagagacaggcggcCCCGGCCTTGACGCTCTGCGCCTGTCGGAGTCAGCAgatcctctctctcggagCTCAAACGCGTACGATACGCGCCCCGGTCCGCAGATCCACGCCCATCCCACTCCAcccttcgctgcttccttcaGTGCGTCCGCACAACTGAATTCTGCCTCCTTCAACGCTGCCTCCTTCAACGCTGCCTCGTTCAACTCTGCCTCCTTCAACTCTGCCTCCTTCAACTCTGCATCCTTTAATTCTGCCTCCTTCAATTCTTCGTCCTTCGCTTCGTCATTTTCTGccgcgactgcatgcgcaggcgCGGGGGGCGGATTCGTCGCCGAGAGGGGTGCGGAGTCCGGCCCGCTCtctcaggtgtacgtacagggGAAGAATGTGTACGGCGGCGCTTCGCAGGCTACACAGCGGCGGGCAGGAGGGGAGGCGGAAAGTCTGGCGGATCGCCGCGAACCCGCGAGTCAGGCGCATCTGCCTCAGCCCCCAGCCGACGGCCTCTTCGTACCTCGGTCGGCTTCTGCGCATGCCGACTACCATTtcccgggtgtacgtacagcccACGGAGGAGACGACATCCCGCCGCCTCCGGGTTGCCCCGAGGTCGCGCCGCCTGGGCTTGGCGCGTCTTTTTcgcagcgcatgcattgcgcatctgcagaggcggctgcggccgccgcggtctctgtctcgcggccTCTCTCAGGACCTCGTCCCGAGGGTGGGGAGAAAgccgacacagagagagaggaagatcTGCCTTGTTTCTACGACTCCGCGCGCGACCCGCGCGCCATGTATGGAGCTCGGAgcaggcgagagggagacggggGCGAAGCTGTCCAGGCCGCCTTCCCCGTCTCCGCTGGTAAACGGAGTTTCGACCTTCGGACAACAGAGGAAGTCGGCGACAGACGCCTTCCGTCCTCAGCTGTGAAGATCGACGGAGACccaggaagcagcagagaggcgcatgcgaagaaagagtggagacctctcgaccttctctcgctgcagctGGAGCCCACGGAACGATCAGACGACGCACTCCAGTCGCCACTGCTCCCTGAC ATCGACAGTCTCTGCGATCCGTACGCGAACTCCAGTCCGTTCTCTCTGGATGGCTCGACGCCCGTGGACTCTGCGGACGAGGCCGGCCTCGGCCCAGATAGCCTGGAGAAGCgcacaaacagagacaggtcTCTCCTTGCAGAGAAAGCGCGTCTcggggaggcagagaggcccgagaagcagacgcagagagacagaagtcgGAGACTCTACTCGTGCGTTGATCCTCTCCAGGCAGTCTGGCGCCTCCCCCTGGAACGTTTCAAtcctctcctcctcatcCCTCGAATTATTTGCGAGGCAGAAGGCTGGCTACCAG GGACGACACGGTTGGCAGCCTACGGCCTGCCTCCAGACTTGTCTGCGTCCATGCTTTGCGAGCTTCTGTTGAACTTGTTTTTCACTGCCGCTGGAGTTTCGGGCGCCTCGGCGTCGCTCGCGTCTGCAGCGCCGGCGCCGCTGGCGGCCTCCGTCGGTGAAGACCCGACCGCCGACGACGTtggcttcctctcgctctaCGATCCTCTGTTGCCTCCGTCGTCGCTCCCCCCTTCTGCGCGTTCGTCTTTGGTTGACTCCAAACAGGAGCGAGACGAGGGCGGCGTCTGGCgactcgcgcatgcacagtcgaagcggggtgtctccgcggcCTCGCTAGggtccgccttctcgccgcgtTTCGCCTCCCCGAAGAAACCGGACTTCTTCGTCGGGCCGCGACCCGCAGAAAAGCCGCTCgcctcgcatgcagaggccgTCGGACTCGAGAGCGTGGAGcgcgtctcctttcgcgacgacgcgagcgagaagtTCCCCCTTTCAGACGACTTGGTCTCGCCGCTGTTCCCCGCGCTCATGTGCCACCCGGGCGCGGCCTTCGCGCGGCCCGCGGGTCGCCAGGCCAGCCGCGGGCCCGggcgagacgaggagaagccgaaggcCCCCACCGACCTGGGGGCGCGCGTGGACTCCGAGCTCCTGACGAACTGGAAGAGACAAGGCGGAAGGGAGCTCGGGACGCATGCTCTCGACTTGCTGCGAAGCCAGCGAAAAGTCGACAGTGAAACGCGCGACGCTCCCGCCATGGCCCTCCTCACATTCGCCACAGAACACGACGCGAAACGCTTCTGGCTTGTCTTCTCCACTGGGGCCTGCCAG GCGTACGGCTACACCGTGTTGTTGTCTCCGGATCCGTCTGGTCTCGGCGTCTACACGGAGGCGTTGGCCTCCTCGGTTGCGCTGCCGGAGCTGCGCGCTCGAGTCGAGGCTCTCGGACCCTTTCCCCTGCAACGACAGGCAGGTGTCTCCAAgcccgcgtctccgtctgcggcACTGCCGTTCTCAGTGCCGCGTCCCCTCcggccttctgtctcctctgtcgccgctgtctcctcctctgtctcctcctctgtctccgctgcgtCCTGTGCGAAGCCGATTGTCGCCGAATGTCCTTTAGTTTCCTCTGAGTCGCTGGCGCTCGCGCGGGATGCCGCCGTCGCGCTGAACGCTGCCTGCCGGTGGCACGAAAAGTCGCAAAAATGCGAGCTGCTGTTTCCCAGCGAAGAGGCCCTTCTCCTGCCCTGCGTCGCTCTGCACACCTTCCCACCTGCCTCGCAAGGCCTCCCAGTCACGGCGCTCCTTCTTGCAGTTCCGGTCCAacgcctttcttcgtcttcttcttcgtcttcttcttcgtcttctccgtcttctttctctcccccgGGTCCCGAAGAGGGCGACgcgaagagtggagagaaagtcgaggtccgtctccttcctgtcgcCGTGAGGGATCTGTGCAGGAAGAAGGATACGGGGGCGGGGTCGTCTCTTCTGgcgctcgcgcctctcgGCCCGAGCCGGGGGCCTGGAAAAGCTGCGGCGCTTGCAGGCCTTGGCGGGTCTCCCGGGCACCTCGCGAAGGCCGCGCCCAGACAGGACGAGCCCCTCGAGGAGCCTCTGAACGCGGCTGCCGCCGTTCCGGGATCTGCGGTCTCGGGGAAGggcgcgaaggagacacctgtctcctcggagaCGGTCGGCGTGGCGGGGTCGCCGAAGCCCGCCGTCGCGTCAGGGGACGGCGACGCGGCAGGGggcgcagagaagcggacgCCGGGGGAAGGCCCGAAGGCGGGAGGGCCTCTCGGGGAAAGGCGTTCAGAGGAGCGCCAAACGGGGAAGggtgaagagaaaggcaagcAAGTCTCGGCTCTCGCGCGCGGCGTCAAACCGCCACCCGTCGTCGCCCAAAGGTCGAACGTATGCGCGGCGAAAAAGCGCCCTGGAGCCCCTGCAGGAACTGCCGGCTTGGCCTCCAGGGGTGTGGGGTCAGGTCCTTCGGGGCTGGAGAAAGGAGCGTCTGTCTCGGAGGAGGTGAAatcgaaagaggagagacaagggaaGACGCCGACACCTGCGCCTGTTGGAggtctctcgctgccttcggCCTCGCCTGGGCCTGCCTCGGTGGCCCGTACAGGCTCTGCCGGCATTCGAGCCCCGGCGGCCAAGTCGGCAATTGGCAGGGGCTTCGTGGGGACTCCCCAAACCCCCGAAGGCGCGACCCAGAGAGGAGGCGCTTCTCTGGGCGCACTGGCAGGGAAGGGCGAGGGCCCAAAGGGCCCAAAGGGGGCGAGTGAGGGGTCGAAGGGGGCGTCTGAAGGCCCGGTGGGGCGTGTGGGGTCGAGCAGggaggagcgaggagaagagcaacGACGAGGCGGATCAGTGAAGAAGGATTACAAGAGAGGTCGGACGCGGCGGCGAGTGTTGTCAGAGAGCGAGAGTAGcagcgagagcagcgagagcagcgacagctCGAATTCAAGCGACTCTTCGAGCTCAGATCCATCGTCgagtgaagacgaagactcacgcaaagaggagaaacgcccGGATGTGCCGATCAAGAGACACCGGCTCGTGCGGCGGCAGCGCGAGGAACAGacagaacaagagggaggcgaggcagacgctgaaaaagaaaaagggaaggacgaaacgaaggaaaggagaggggGGAGTGAACATAACgaagggaaagaagcgaaagaaggaaaagaagagcgagttCCGGAGAGACTGGAAACTGGGGGACTTCAGCGCTCGGCGTCTCTGTATCTCGCTGCGAAGGACAAAGACGCCGGCCCGCAGCCTGCTCTACTcgcagaagcggagacaggcgacgtACAAGACGACCGCAGCGCTCAGGggagcgaggaggagaaagttggaggacgagggaagcggagacgaggaggggcgccaggaagaggaagaaagcgaggtcGCGGAAGACGCGACGATGCTGCGAAAGCAACGACGCCGCAGCCAACGCCGAAAGTGGAGGCGAAACGACGAG gcCGCAGTGGAAGACGCGCGAGTCCGTCGGGTCTGGTCGCGGCCGAGGGGCAGGCTCCTGAGGGCGAGGACGAGGCCCTCACCTCTGCGAGCGGCGCGTCTTTCTCGCAAGAAAAAGGTGCCTCTTTCATTGAgacgcctcttcttccagctgATGTccgtctttgcttttctcctgcACGGTCGACCTCAGGAATCGCCACGGCGTCGCCTCCGTCTCGTTCCTTCCCTTCCGAGCGTATCCccagagacagtggaggGGTCGGAGACAGCAGTTGCGGGGGAGGCGGTTCCTCTCCGGGAGCCAAGACACCAGTGGATGGGGTGCGTGAGGAAGGCGGCGGGAGACAGtcggagacacctgtctctctcgcgccgaGCGGGAGAGGCCGAGGGAAACGGCGGCGGAGCGAAGGCAATCCTCCGCCCCGTCGGTCGGTTCGCCTCCGCGGAGAAACTTCCTCGCCGCCCTTCTCGAGAGTCTCGCAGGCGCCTTCTTTCCCTGCCGTCCTGGCCTCGCCGCCTTCAGTCTCCTCGCCGGTCTCTGTGGGGCGCGGGGTCGAGGCGGACCTTCTGGAGGACCGCGGCCGAGGCCCTGTGGGGTCAGACTCGCCCTTCgccgtgtctctgttcgttgacggcgagggcgaggcTTCTCCCGGCGGCGGCCTCTCGGCTGCAGCCAGCGACTCGAGGAGAGACCCGGcaggcggagacgaggacggagacagaagaggagacagtcaCCCCGCGTCGGGCGCGGCCGTGGAGCCGAACACACCCGGCCGGCTTGCGGACCGCGCGGCAGCTGAGGAGGTGGACGCCGCTGAGTCTCCACCAAAGCGGAAGGGGAAGAATTTGCGCGTGTGA
- a CDS encoding NEDD8-activating enzyme E1 catalytic subunit (encoded by transcript TGME49_264880), whose amino-acid sequence MKMSETKGTQGCHPGSVYRVGVQSDADPDYHMNCLLRRQQAFAPPQFEPGAETIERLRDTHVLVVGAGGLGCEVLKCLCLSGFRRLDVIDMDTIHVTNLHRQFLFREKHVGRPKAQVAAEALNAQYAHLRVHVTGHVGRLEEKDEAFYRQFQIIVAGLDSVEARRWLNATVHSLAETDQNGDVELQSCIPLLDGGSEGLKGQARCIFPFVTSCFECSLQSFPPQTSYPLCTLAETPRLPEHCIEYAMIVLWTQQFPDREFDGDNPEHLQWLYERAKQRAETFGIQGVTYRLTLGVTKRIIPAVASTNAIIAAMLVEEALKIATFCVCSSHDARIAGIDTHSSSAPPSSSPSSSSSSAHASTSGWSSERKKPDSPFHGDRGHITPLPSPSASSVSCDDASSASLSHDRDEEPPQEGQKRLRGRGAAANAEGTEEAPGETRREESSEGPPSELSGVQNYIMYMGETGVYTHTFEYAKNPDCVVCSGRGAMKKVVDPDETSLQDLLELLSQDPALNLKGPGISSATAVLFLQKPPQLRQQLETNLRKSLRELADSGMLKEGEELLVTDVALPSTLRLRLFFEKPASV is encoded by the exons ATGAAAATGAGTGAGACGAAAGGAACACAAGGATGCCATCCAGGCTCTGTCTACCGTGTCGGCGTGCAGTCCGACGCAGATCCGGACTATCACATGAACTGCCTGCTCCGCCGGCAACAAGCCTTCGCGCCTCCTCAGTTCGAACCTGGAGCAGAG ACAATCGAGAGACTGCGAGACACGCATGTCCTCGTCGTAGGTGCAGGAGGCCTAG gcTGTGAAGTGCTcaagtgtctctgtctgtcggGCTTTCGACGGCTCGACGTCATCGACATGGACACCATTCATGTGACGAATCTGCATAGACAATTCCTTTTTCGGGAGAAACACGTAGGCCGACCGAAGGCTCAGgtcgctgcagaggcacTGAATGCTCAGTACGCCCACCTCCGCGTGCATGTCACCGG GCATGTGGGAAGgctcgaggagaaggacgaggctTTCTATCGACAGTTTCAAATCATCGTCGCCGGCCTCGACAGCGTCGAAGCTCGCCGGTGGCTCAACGCGACGGTTCACAGCTTG GCTGAGACAGATCAAAACGGAGACGTGGAGCTGCAGTCATGCATTCCGCTGCTCGATGGAGGCAGCGAAGGTCTCAAAGGGCAAGCCAGGTGCATTTTTCCTTTCGTCACTTCTTGCTTCGAGTGTTCTCTCCAGAGCTTTCCTCCACAG ACCTCCTACCCTCTCTGTACGCtggcggagacgccgcggcTGCCGGAACATTGCATAG aGTATGCCATGATCGTTCTGTGGACGCAGCAGTTCCCCGACCGCGAATTT GATGGAGACAATCCTGAACATCTGCAGTGGCTCTACGAGCgagcgaagcagcgagcTGAGACCTTTGGAATTCAGGGCGTCACGTACCGTCTGACGTTGGGGGTCACCAAA CGCATTATTCCTGCCGTCGCTAGCACCAATGCGATCATCGCCGCCATGCTGGTCGAAGAGGCACTGAAGATTGCGAcgttctgcgtctgcagctcTCATGACGCTCGGATCGCTGGCATTGATACTCACTCTTCGTCcgctcctccctcttcttctccttcctcctcttcttcttccgcgcaTGCTTCTACCTCTGGATGGAGCTCCGAAAGGAAAAAACCCGACAGTCCTTTTCATGGCGACAGGGGGCATATCACACCTCTGCCTTccccgtctgcttcctcggtCTCCTGCGACGACGCttcctccgcgtctctgAGTCatgacagagacgaagaaccgCCACAGGAAGGACAGAAACGCCTGCGCGGACGCGGCGCTGCTGCGAACGCCGAAGGAACGGAAGAAGCGcctggagagacaagacgagaggaaagcagcgaaGGCCCTCCAAGTGAACTCTCCGGAGTCCAGAACTACATCATGTACATGGGCGAGACAGGCGTCTACACGCATACCTTTGAATATGCGAAAAACCCA GACTGCGTTGTCTGCAGTGGAAGAGGCGCGATGAAGAAAGTTGTCGATCCCGACGAAACCTCCCTGCAGGATTTGCTTGAGCTGCTCTCACAGGATCCGGCCCTCAACCTGAAAGGTCCCGGAATTTCCAGTGCAACG GCTGTGCTCTTCCTGCAAAAGCCTCCCCAGCTTCGCCAGCAGTTGGAGACGAATTTGCGCAAGAGTCTACG AGAACTCGCCGACTCAGGAATGttgaaagaaggcgaagaactTCTCGTCACAGACGTCGCGCTGCCTTCCACCCTGCGTCTgcggctcttcttcgagaAGCCTGCGTCGGTCTga
- a CDS encoding hypothetical protein (encoded by transcript TGME49_264875) yields the protein MQFKLVEQNSKVLPQRRKQRVKRDATDSPNHDLRSRSFSSHFAACGSAVSFDSRAALRSVSVMTHATESGPGNSGDSRRKLKLKPLRQTLPTAHHDDWQLAGVVR from the exons ATGCAGTTCAAATTAGTAGAGCAGAACTCGAAGGTTCTAccacagagacgaaagcaaCGCGTGAAGAGAGACGCTACAGACTCGCCTAACCACGACTTACGATCGCGGTCGTTTTCGTCGCATTTTGCAGCTTGCGGCAGCGCAGTGTCATTTGACTCCCGGGCAGCTCTTCGCTCTGTTAGCGTCAtgacgcatgcaacggaAAGCGGACCAGGGAACAGCGGCGATTCCAGAAGGAAGCTGAAATTGAAACCCCTGAGACAAACCCTCCCAA CAGCCCATCACGACGATTGGCAACTCGCGGGTGTCGTCCGATGA